Genomic DNA from Setaria italica strain Yugu1 chromosome V, Setaria_italica_v2.0, whole genome shotgun sequence:
AACATTTCAATAAAATTTGAAATGGTTATATGAAAATAATGAAAGAAACATGCCAAAGATTTGATGCATACCGGAGGGCCAGAAGGATAAGAAGAGGGAATGTGAACATCGAAGAAGAAAAGCCCATCATGGTAGGGCGTTCCCTTAGGTCCAATAATCGCAGCCCTAAGAAGGTCAATTCTATCCTCGGCAACCCGGACATAAATAGATGCTGCACAAAAGAAAATCATCAGAATTTATACCTCCAAGATAAGAAAAATACACTGAAGCAATCTTCACTGATTAACTAGAGAGCGATAGCTTGTCTAAAACTTTCATGAGTCGTGAACAAAGCCTAGTAATGATGAGTTCCAAAATCATGGGAATAGCTTCTAAAGACAGATAATGTGCAAAATTTTGAGTCACAAAGATGAGGAAACCACAAAGGCAATGACCATATGACACCCCAGTTAAGTGCTTCATAATGATATAAGACACAACGATCCATCACAAGGAAGGCTTTACAGTTTACATAGATGCTAAGTAGAGGAAATAGACCTAAATAACAGCACGACATACATGCCTGATGGCTCTATACAAAATTGAAAAGTTAAATATCTGGCAAAAATGGATTGAGGAGTGTTAACTTTGCTAAAAGATAACTCTAGAAATATTTTATTTGCCCTTAAACATATGTTTCAATTTCAATTCATCCCCAGGCAGTCCTATGAAAATAACTATAAACAAGCACATGAAGGACACTGGCACATCCGACATTACAATGCACCTAGTAACTAAAGGTATTGCAGTTTCACCCTGGCTAAGAATACCAGTATCATGCAGCTTAGGAAGGATTGTTTTGTCTCCTTATTGAGTGTAGTAGACATGGTCCCTAACAGACAGATCTTATTGAAATAATGTAACAATCTTATATCAAACTTATTGCTTCTCCAAACTAATCGACTTTTTGGTAACCTGAACGGTAACTGATCGCTAGACCTGGGCTGGGGAAGCAATAATGGACACTGGCTACACATGAAGAAAGCATTTTCAATGTTGATGGTGTCCCAAATGCAATGTAACTGGTTTAAACTTGAAAAAGGGGCCACACTAATCATTAAGTAAAAGAACGTAGCCTATTTTGCTCATATCTAACCTGGTAGATCCTTCTCCAGAAGTTTCCAGTCATGTTGAACTCTCTTGGACCAAGCTCTGGCTGGCTGAAATAATGATCACATGCAAGAATAGGTAAGTGCCCAAGAGAAGCATAAATCAAGAGCAACTATTAGTTGAGCATGCCACCTCTCCCTGAGAACATTTAGCAAAGTGATGGTCAGAGAAATTTTGAACAGTGTCGAACTGCTTGAACTGCTTATATTTATTTGCATTCTCATCTTCAGTATTTGATTTAGATGGCTCCTTGGCTTCTTCCTTGGCTGCAATTTTCTGCAGCCACGGTACAGTAGCCTCCACACCTGGAGGCAGATCTAAATCATCAAATTTATCAGCGAGATGCTGATTAAAGTCAGCTTCATCAAAGTCATAGTCATCTTCATCATAGCCATCGACATCATCATCACAGTCGTCCTCCATATagtaatcttcttcttcttcgattTCTCCAGAGTCAAGATCCTGAGGTTCTGGTTCGGAAATTTGTAAAGAAGTACTTGTGCTGGATGAACCCTGTAAAACAGTGTAGGCTAGTCAATAACTATAGCAGGTAGTAGTAAAGAAAAAGCATGAAAAGGACATGTGAAGTCATTTCTGCCACAATCTGGGATGCTATATATATTTAGTTATCAATTGTGCGAACTGATTGCCAACGACTAGAAACATTAAAATCTGAATAAGAATGCTTCCAGCCCTAAAATGCATCTTTTATCATAAAGGCCAAAACGACCACTGTGAGTCCACTATTGTTATTCACACTGCATTGGACAGAAAGTCTGTAAAAATCCTCTGCAGCTGAAATAGAGTAACAGCAGCGAAGGCATAATTTTGACTGATACGCTGCAAGGTTCAGAGACACAGGAAACTGCCAGTGCATCGCCAATGGAGCCAATTCTGAGTGGCATTGCACCAATCAGCCCAGGATAGGGTCGAGAATGGCAGAGCACACCCCAGTTAATCCATGGCCCCCAAACAATTGAGCCGAGGAAGCACCGAAGGCACCGTGAATCAGCGCCcccaaaacccaaaccctagtGGCTGGTTGGCGGGTTGGGCGCAGAAAACCCCAATCCGGACCCCCGAACGGAACCCTAAACGAGAACCCCCGTTCCACCAAATCCGGCGTGGGTAAGAACCTCGCGAGCGAGAATTTCATCAATCAACTCGGAAGGGAGGGGGGAAAGCTACGCGATTGGGCGGGCAAGGAAACGAGGCGGGAGGTTCACCTGGCATCGCTGGCGCTTCTGCTGCTGCGCGGCGCCCCAtgcggcggcgtcggccgtGCGGCACGACGAGGAGCTCCCCTGCTGCAGGCCGAGGTACCTGCAGGAGCCGAGGCGATCATCATAATAATAATGAAAAGGAAATcgccccccaaaaaaaaaataaagagaagtTTCCCCCCACTCCGCGAGGAAGAGAGATCgatcgcggcggcgaggaggcgacgTACTCtgcgtccatggcggcggcgggcgacgagcCGCTGCGCGATCGCCGGCGACCGATCGAAAGATGGAGCGGAAcggaagggaaggggaaggggattGGAGGCCGAATCGATCGATTTATGCAGGCTGCGTCCTAGTCCCGCTCGGCTACGCGCTGGTGGAGACGCGCCGCGGCCTATGACGTGTGGGTCGACTCGGAGGGGAATATCCTTCCGGGCCCACCCGTCAGATGCTGCGAGCGCGT
This window encodes:
- the LOC101761493 gene encoding putative ubiquitin-conjugating enzyme E2 38, with translation MDAEYLGLQQGSSSSCRTADAAAWGAAQQQKRQRCQGSSSTSTSLQISEPEPQDLDSGEIEEEEDYYMEDDCDDDVDGYDEDDYDFDEADFNQHLADKFDDLDLPPGVEATVPWLQKIAAKEEAKEPSKSNTEDENANKYKQFKQFDTVQNFSDHHFAKCSQGEPARAWSKRVQHDWKLLEKDLPASIYVRVAEDRIDLLRAAIIGPKGTPYHDGLFFFDVHIPSSYPSGPPLVHYHSGGLRINPNLYNCGKVCLSLLGTWTGNGCEKWNPAQSTLLQVLVSIQALILNENPYYNEPGYEASANTPHGQRKSLEYNDTTFLHSCRTMLYSLRRPPEHFADLVAGHFRVHGHTILAACKHYMEGHDVGSVVPEEESDCKSSGAGAASSSSSNAPKQGPAVNAANPLSRRAITFNTSLKTLYEDLLMEFNVKGADTRKFIVEKLKNKPAAL